One segment of Micromonospora parathelypteridis DNA contains the following:
- a CDS encoding transglycosylase domain-containing protein, giving the protein MNSYGDPSSARGRAQYPGADGDPGSGADDAYRRPSGDSRGSGWSASEGGAATPGRASVTPRATGGRASVGGSASVPPRGAAAAGSASVGPAAPGRAGRASVPVSPAPGVAAGRAGAGRASVPVSPAPGAPAGRAVVGAAAVGAASVGSASAGRASVGSASVGGRAAVARASVSPVSGGPGGPNGPGGPNGPGRGGRGPGGSGPAGRAKKRKRMNLLIAAFATFIMLAGIGVVGFTYYSTNVVMPNEMPLPLSTTVYAKDGKTQLAKLGSENRTFITIKDIPQHVQDAVAAAEDRNFYRHSGVDYKGIVRAGWNNISGGDKQGASTITQQYARNAFENLQDDTYGRKVKEAILASKLNDAYSKPEIMQHYLNVIYFGRGAYGIEAAAQTYFNKAAKDLTVGEGAVLAAVIKQPVASETHKGFDPAVNMPDAKARWDYVISGMKKEGWVDAAGRPASPTEYPKVLPPKKGGNGFGVDSPRGNVINYVRQEMDEMNLCSDTGEEGKTSCVDALRDGGYRITTTIDPKLQTAAENTAMQSKKGSELNDQPKNLMAAVVSIDPSKGRVLAYYGGDSGADFDYAGKNTDKNGDLTGGHQPGSSMKVYTLAAALEAGISVKSHWDPTPYKPKESRDTIGNAGRTNLKCGKWCTLEESTVQSYNVPFYWVADKIGADKVVDMARKAGVTTMWGVDPPQAFDLAKKGPNPFDQYTGFGKYPITVFDHANAMATFANDGKYIKAHFVVKVEQQDKDTGKWKVVGSERIKPEQRIPKKITDEVTGVLKQIPRPNNISLEDGRQAAAKTGTWEYDKDDNSHAWTVGYTPQNATAVWVGSRDPKKPEIRLSSGKDIGGSTLPGPIWEKYMNAALKGQEEISLPSVTGEGDVTMGNGVEPAAPPPPLFPGGQPPCDPLTQPFCQGNPGGNPGGNPGGNPGGNPGGNPGGNPGGGGGGGGGGVLPGLPPNRD; this is encoded by the coding sequence ATGAACTCGTACGGCGATCCCAGTTCTGCGCGCGGACGGGCCCAGTACCCGGGCGCGGACGGCGACCCCGGGTCGGGGGCGGACGACGCGTACCGCCGACCCAGCGGTGACTCCCGCGGGAGCGGCTGGTCGGCTTCGGAAGGCGGCGCGGCGACCCCGGGTCGCGCCTCGGTGACGCCACGGGCAACTGGTGGGCGGGCCTCGGTGGGCGGTTCAGCCTCGGTGCCGCCGCGCGGCGCCGCAGCGGCTGGATCCGCCTCGGTGGGTCCGGCAGCCCCGGGCCGAGCAGGGCGGGCGTCGGTGCCGGTGTCGCCGGCACCAGGTGTGGCCGCCGGTCGCGCCGGCGCGGGTCGGGCCTCGGTGCCCGTGTCCCCGGCGCCGGGTGCACCGGCAGGTCGAGCCGTGGTCGGTGCCGCAGCCGTGGGTGCCGCCTCGGTCGGCAGCGCTTCGGCGGGCCGGGCCAGTGTCGGCTCCGCGTCGGTGGGTGGCCGTGCCGCGGTCGCTCGGGCGAGCGTCTCACCGGTCTCCGGTGGCCCGGGTGGGCCCAACGGTCCGGGTGGGCCAAACGGGCCCGGTCGAGGCGGTCGTGGTCCGGGTGGTTCGGGTCCCGCAGGTCGGGCGAAGAAGCGCAAGCGGATGAACCTGCTGATCGCCGCGTTCGCGACCTTCATCATGCTCGCCGGCATCGGCGTGGTCGGGTTCACCTACTACTCGACCAACGTGGTCATGCCCAACGAGATGCCGCTGCCGCTGTCCACCACGGTGTACGCGAAGGACGGCAAGACCCAGTTGGCCAAGCTGGGCAGCGAGAACCGTACCTTCATCACGATCAAGGACATCCCGCAGCACGTGCAGGACGCGGTGGCGGCAGCCGAGGACCGGAACTTCTACCGGCACTCGGGCGTCGACTACAAGGGCATCGTCCGGGCCGGATGGAACAACATCTCCGGTGGTGACAAGCAGGGTGCCTCGACCATCACCCAGCAGTACGCCCGCAACGCGTTCGAGAATCTCCAGGACGACACGTACGGCCGGAAGGTGAAGGAGGCCATCCTCGCCTCCAAGCTGAACGACGCGTACAGCAAGCCGGAGATCATGCAGCACTACCTCAACGTGATCTACTTCGGACGCGGTGCCTACGGCATCGAAGCTGCGGCCCAGACCTACTTCAACAAGGCGGCGAAGGACCTGACCGTGGGCGAGGGCGCGGTGCTCGCGGCGGTCATCAAGCAGCCGGTGGCGAGCGAGACCCACAAGGGGTTCGACCCCGCCGTCAACATGCCCGACGCCAAGGCGCGGTGGGACTACGTGATCAGCGGCATGAAGAAGGAAGGCTGGGTCGACGCCGCCGGGCGGCCCGCGTCGCCGACCGAGTACCCGAAGGTGCTGCCGCCGAAGAAGGGCGGGAACGGGTTCGGTGTCGACAGCCCGCGCGGCAACGTCATCAACTACGTCCGCCAAGAGATGGACGAGATGAACCTCTGCTCCGACACCGGAGAGGAGGGCAAGACGAGCTGCGTGGACGCGCTGCGGGACGGCGGCTACCGGATCACCACCACGATCGACCCGAAGTTGCAGACCGCAGCCGAGAACACGGCGATGCAGTCGAAGAAGGGTTCGGAGCTCAACGACCAGCCGAAGAACCTGATGGCGGCGGTCGTGTCGATCGACCCGTCGAAGGGTCGCGTGCTCGCCTACTACGGCGGTGACAGCGGTGCCGACTTCGACTACGCCGGCAAGAACACCGACAAGAACGGCGACCTGACCGGTGGTCACCAGCCGGGCTCGTCGATGAAGGTGTACACCTTGGCCGCCGCGCTCGAGGCTGGCATCTCGGTCAAGTCGCACTGGGATCCCACGCCGTACAAGCCCAAGGAATCCAGGGACACGATCGGCAACGCCGGCCGTACCAACCTCAAGTGCGGCAAGTGGTGCACCCTCGAAGAGTCGACGGTCCAGTCGTACAACGTGCCCTTCTACTGGGTCGCCGACAAGATCGGTGCCGACAAGGTCGTCGACATGGCCAGGAAGGCCGGCGTGACCACCATGTGGGGCGTCGACCCGCCGCAAGCCTTCGACCTGGCGAAGAAGGGGCCGAACCCCTTCGACCAGTACACCGGTTTCGGTAAGTACCCGATCACCGTGTTCGACCACGCCAACGCCATGGCCACGTTCGCCAACGATGGCAAGTACATCAAGGCCCACTTCGTGGTCAAGGTGGAGCAGCAGGACAAGGACACCGGTAAGTGGAAGGTGGTCGGCAGCGAGCGCATCAAGCCCGAGCAGCGGATCCCCAAGAAGATCACTGACGAGGTCACCGGCGTCCTGAAGCAGATCCCCCGTCCCAACAACATCTCCCTGGAAGACGGCCGTCAGGCCGCCGCCAAGACCGGCACCTGGGAGTACGACAAGGACGACAACTCGCACGCCTGGACGGTCGGCTACACCCCGCAGAACGCGACCGCGGTGTGGGTGGGCAGCCGGGACCCGAAGAAGCCGGAGATCCGGCTCAGCAGCGGCAAGGACATCGGTGGTTCTACTCTCCCGGGCCCGATCTGGGAGAAGTACATGAACGCCGCTCTGAAGGGCCAGGAGGAGATCTCCTTGCCCAGCGTCACCGGCGAGGGTGACGTCACGATG
- a CDS encoding DUF5318 domain-containing protein, whose protein sequence is MRTQRQVVDYSLQKRAVLRELLAGRVGTYDVCDASPYLKNAARFHGEPTDRRCPICRSENLTLVHYIYGDELKQSAGQARTLTELPVLAMTLREFQVFVVEVCLGCDWNHLVEQYLLGRDGLTGDSDGTGEQDVASGEGAGRRRREAQR, encoded by the coding sequence ATGCGTACGCAGCGCCAGGTCGTCGACTACTCGCTTCAGAAGCGAGCAGTGCTGCGTGAGCTGCTGGCCGGCCGGGTCGGCACGTACGACGTCTGCGACGCGTCGCCGTACCTGAAAAACGCCGCTCGGTTCCACGGCGAACCAACCGACCGGCGCTGCCCGATCTGCCGCAGCGAGAACCTGACGCTCGTCCATTACATTTACGGTGACGAGCTCAAGCAGTCAGCCGGGCAGGCCCGGACACTGACCGAGCTGCCCGTGCTGGCGATGACGCTGCGTGAGTTCCAGGTCTTCGTGGTGGAGGTGTGCCTCGGCTGTGACTGGAACCATCTCGTCGAGCAGTACCTGCTCGGCCGGGACGGTCTGACCGGCGACAGCGACGGCACCGGCGAGCAGGACGTGGCGTCCGGCGAAGGTGCGGGTCGGCGGAGGCGAGAGGCGCAACGGTGA
- a CDS encoding PadR family transcriptional regulator produces MLEFAILGLLQESPMHGYELRKELTAKLGAIRAAISYGSLYPTLRRLQAAGWITEAAETPVTAEEVPALTSRRGRVVYKITADGKERFGQLIAQAGPETYDDTGFGVHFAFFARTDQATRLRILEGRRRKIEERREGLRDVLGRAAERLDAYTLELQRHGLDACEREVRWLEELIANERSGRAPTVPNIGTAGGRREDNSPPPPGETRNERP; encoded by the coding sequence GTGCTTGAGTTCGCCATCCTCGGCCTCCTGCAGGAGTCTCCGATGCACGGCTATGAGCTGCGCAAGGAGCTGACCGCCAAACTCGGCGCGATCCGGGCGGCAATCAGCTACGGCTCGCTCTACCCGACCCTACGCAGGCTGCAGGCGGCGGGATGGATCACCGAAGCTGCTGAGACACCCGTCACCGCCGAGGAGGTTCCCGCGCTGACCAGCCGACGAGGTCGGGTGGTCTACAAAATCACCGCGGATGGCAAGGAACGCTTCGGCCAGTTGATCGCACAGGCCGGGCCCGAGACGTATGACGACACGGGCTTCGGGGTGCACTTCGCGTTCTTCGCCCGGACCGACCAGGCGACCCGACTGCGCATTTTGGAGGGTCGCCGCCGCAAGATCGAGGAGCGTCGCGAAGGGCTTCGTGACGTGCTGGGCCGAGCGGCCGAGCGCCTCGACGCTTACACCCTGGAACTGCAGCGCCACGGCCTTGACGCCTGTGAGCGCGAGGTCCGCTGGCTGGAGGAGCTCATCGCCAACGAGCGCTCCGGCCGAGCCCCGACGGTCCCGAACATCGGGACAGCCGGCGGCCGACGAGAAGACAACAGCCCGCCTCCGCCTGGAGAGACCAGGAATGAGCGGCCGTGA
- a CDS encoding inositol-3-phosphate synthase has product MGSVRVAIVGVGNCASSLVQGVEYYRNADPNDRVPGLMHVTFGEYHVSDVQFVAAFDVDAKKVGMDLAEAIVASENNTIKLCDVPPTGVSVQRGPTFDGLGEYYREIVEESDATPVDVAQALRDAQVDVVVSYLPVGSEQADKFYAQAAIDAGCAFVNALPVFIASDPEWAKKFEDAGLPIVGDDIKSQVGATIVHRALAKLFEDRGVELLRTYQLNFGGNMDFMNMLERKRLVSKKISKTQSVTSQIPHEMSKSDVHIGPSDHVPWLDDRKWAYIRLEGRSFGDTPLNAELKLEVWDSPNSAGVIIDAVRAAKIALDRKIAGPILSASSYFMKSPPVQYADHDAHQAVEEFIAGEVER; this is encoded by the coding sequence ATGGGCTCCGTCCGCGTCGCCATCGTCGGTGTGGGTAACTGCGCCTCGTCCCTGGTTCAGGGCGTCGAGTACTACCGGAACGCCGACCCGAACGACCGCGTCCCGGGTCTCATGCACGTCACCTTCGGCGAGTACCACGTCTCTGACGTGCAGTTCGTCGCGGCGTTCGACGTGGACGCCAAGAAGGTGGGCATGGACCTCGCGGAGGCGATCGTCGCCAGCGAGAACAACACCATCAAGCTCTGCGACGTACCGCCGACCGGCGTGTCCGTGCAGCGCGGCCCGACCTTCGATGGTCTGGGTGAGTACTACCGCGAGATCGTCGAGGAGTCCGACGCCACGCCGGTCGACGTGGCGCAGGCACTGCGTGACGCGCAGGTCGACGTGGTCGTCTCCTACCTGCCGGTGGGTTCCGAGCAGGCCGACAAGTTCTACGCTCAGGCTGCGATCGACGCCGGCTGCGCGTTCGTCAACGCCCTGCCGGTCTTCATCGCCTCCGACCCCGAGTGGGCCAAGAAGTTCGAGGACGCGGGCCTGCCGATCGTCGGTGACGACATCAAGAGCCAGGTCGGTGCCACCATCGTGCACCGCGCGCTCGCGAAGCTCTTCGAGGACCGCGGTGTCGAGCTGCTGCGCACGTACCAGCTCAACTTCGGCGGCAACATGGACTTCATGAACATGCTGGAGCGCAAGCGGCTGGTCTCGAAGAAGATCTCGAAGACCCAGTCGGTCACCTCGCAGATCCCGCACGAGATGAGCAAGAGCGACGTGCACATCGGCCCGTCGGACCACGTGCCGTGGCTGGACGACCGCAAGTGGGCGTACATCCGCCTGGAGGGCCGTTCGTTCGGTGACACCCCCCTCAACGCCGAGCTCAAGCTCGAGGTGTGGGACTCGCCGAACTCGGCCGGCGTCATCATCGACGCGGTCCGGGCCGCGAAGATCGCGCTGGACCGGAAGATCGCCGGACCGATCCTGTCGGCCTCGTCGTACTTCATGAAGTCCCCGCCGGTGCAGTACGCCGACCACGACGCCCACCAGGCTGTCGAGGAGTTCATCGCCGGCGAGGTCGAGCGCTGA
- a CDS encoding methylated-DNA--[protein]-cysteine S-methyltransferase, which produces MHWSVLDSPIGEFSVATDGASVCGTHFGRVDTATDEPNGVLSRQAVAELRAYFAGELTAFTVPVSMPRGSDFERAVWREMTLIPYGETLTYGEVARLVGDPGAARAVGVACNRNPVPVIVPCHRIVGVGGKLVGFGGGLPRKVKLLELEAGVALRHAWS; this is translated from the coding sequence ATGCACTGGTCTGTGCTCGACTCACCGATCGGCGAATTCTCCGTGGCCACCGACGGCGCGAGCGTGTGCGGCACGCACTTCGGGCGGGTGGACACGGCGACCGACGAGCCGAACGGGGTGCTGTCCCGGCAGGCCGTCGCCGAGCTGCGGGCCTACTTCGCCGGTGAGTTGACCGCGTTCACCGTCCCGGTGTCGATGCCGCGCGGCTCCGACTTCGAGCGCGCCGTGTGGCGGGAGATGACCCTCATTCCGTACGGGGAGACGTTGACGTACGGCGAGGTGGCGCGCCTGGTCGGCGATCCCGGGGCGGCCCGGGCGGTCGGCGTGGCGTGCAACCGCAACCCGGTGCCGGTCATCGTGCCGTGTCACCGGATCGTCGGGGTCGGCGGCAAGCTGGTCGGGTTCGGTGGAGGCCTGCCCCGCAAGGTCAAGCTGCTGGAGTTGGAGGCCGGGGTCGCCCTGCGACACGCCTGGTCCTGA
- a CDS encoding NfeD family protein yields the protein MATGTLIFLIIGGAGIGVLALALLGTELFQFGHADVDGPISVETVAGFAGAFGFGGAIVNELLGARTPGMVVGAAVGGVLAAVPAGWLASRLSRAARNMRTDPTPTRHDLVGAIGLVVTPVPVDGYGEVRVRLAGQPVKLSARADQPIPIGTQVFVVQALSETSVHVEAY from the coding sequence GTGGCAACGGGGACGCTCATCTTTCTGATCATCGGCGGAGCGGGCATCGGAGTGCTCGCGCTCGCTCTGCTCGGCACCGAGCTGTTCCAGTTCGGGCACGCCGACGTGGACGGTCCGATCTCGGTCGAGACGGTCGCCGGTTTCGCCGGAGCGTTCGGGTTCGGCGGGGCCATCGTCAACGAGCTGCTCGGTGCGCGTACACCGGGGATGGTCGTCGGCGCGGCGGTCGGCGGCGTGCTCGCGGCCGTGCCGGCCGGCTGGTTGGCGTCCCGGCTGAGCCGGGCGGCACGGAACATGCGCACCGACCCCACCCCCACCCGCCACGACCTGGTCGGTGCGATCGGCCTGGTCGTCACCCCGGTGCCGGTCGACGGCTACGGCGAGGTCCGGGTACGCCTCGCCGGCCAACCGGTCAAACTCAGCGCTCGCGCCGATCAGCCAATACCGATCGGCACCCAGGTCTTCGTCGTGCAGGCGCTCAGCGAAACCAGCGTGCACGTCGAGGCCTACTGA
- a CDS encoding flotillin family protein has product MALLIAIGGAVLLALILVLFVLSRIKVAGPNEAFIVTGRKGRTTQTADGGRSTDNSGQKVVLGASVFVLPVVQKLQSLDLSSRRIDVGIRGAVSKQGIRADLHGVAIVKVGGTEDAIRAAAQRFLHQQDEIDNFTREVLAGALRSIVGRLTVEEVIRDRAAFASAVAEEAEHSMTNQGLVLDTFQLQDILAEGSYLQDLGRPEAARVLKDAAIAEARARQQAEQERLLAEEAIAEANRNLALKQAGIQAEIDAAKAKSAAAGPLAQAERDQAILSEQQKVAERNAELKQRQLDTEVRKPADAARYKVEQEAEASRNAAVLHADAQRQAVIAAAQASAEQARLTGEGERARRAALAEANAIEGAKEGEAEQRRRSAIAEAVEREGQAEAAAILAKGEAEADAMARKAEAFAAYGEAAVLDLLVKVLPQVVQAASAPIGAIDKMTVISTDGASSLTKSVAGNVAQGLQLGSDLTGIDLAGLLGRLGSASSASGNSTSGGKGTTAVDGTAVETR; this is encoded by the coding sequence ATGGCCCTGTTAATCGCCATCGGCGGCGCGGTCCTCCTCGCGCTCATCCTGGTGCTCTTCGTGCTCTCCCGGATCAAGGTCGCCGGGCCGAACGAGGCGTTCATCGTCACCGGCCGCAAGGGCCGCACCACCCAGACCGCCGACGGCGGCCGCTCCACCGACAACTCCGGGCAGAAGGTCGTGCTGGGCGCCTCGGTCTTCGTACTGCCGGTGGTGCAGAAGCTCCAGTCGCTCGACCTGTCCAGTCGGCGAATCGACGTCGGCATCCGGGGCGCGGTGAGCAAGCAGGGCATCCGCGCGGACCTGCACGGTGTGGCGATCGTCAAGGTCGGCGGCACCGAGGACGCGATCCGGGCCGCCGCCCAGCGGTTCCTGCACCAGCAGGACGAGATCGACAACTTCACCCGGGAGGTGTTGGCCGGCGCGCTGCGCTCGATCGTCGGTCGGCTCACCGTGGAGGAGGTCATCCGGGACCGGGCGGCGTTCGCCAGCGCCGTCGCGGAGGAGGCCGAGCACTCGATGACCAACCAGGGCCTGGTGCTGGACACCTTCCAGCTGCAGGACATCCTCGCCGAGGGGTCCTACCTTCAGGACCTGGGCCGGCCCGAGGCCGCCCGGGTGCTCAAGGACGCGGCGATCGCCGAGGCTCGGGCTCGGCAGCAGGCCGAGCAGGAGCGGCTGCTCGCCGAGGAGGCCATCGCCGAGGCGAATCGGAACCTGGCCCTCAAGCAGGCCGGCATCCAGGCCGAGATCGACGCGGCGAAGGCGAAGTCCGCCGCCGCCGGGCCCCTCGCCCAGGCGGAGCGGGACCAGGCGATCCTCTCCGAGCAGCAGAAGGTCGCCGAGCGCAACGCCGAACTCAAGCAGCGCCAACTGGACACCGAGGTGCGCAAGCCGGCCGACGCGGCCCGGTACAAGGTGGAGCAGGAGGCCGAGGCGTCCCGCAACGCGGCGGTGCTGCACGCGGACGCACAGCGGCAGGCGGTCATCGCCGCCGCGCAGGCCTCCGCCGAGCAGGCCCGACTCACCGGTGAGGGCGAGCGGGCCCGGCGTGCCGCGCTCGCCGAGGCGAACGCAATCGAGGGCGCCAAGGAAGGTGAGGCCGAGCAGCGTCGGCGCTCCGCGATCGCCGAGGCGGTGGAGCGGGAAGGTCAGGCCGAGGCCGCGGCAATTCTCGCGAAGGGTGAGGCCGAGGCCGACGCGATGGCGCGCAAGGCCGAGGCGTTCGCCGCGTACGGGGAGGCGGCGGTGCTGGACCTGCTGGTCAAGGTGCTGCCGCAGGTGGTTCAGGCGGCCAGCGCGCCGATCGGGGCGATCGACAAGATGACCGTCATCTCCACCGACGGTGCCTCGTCGCTGACGAAGTCGGTGGCCGGGAACGTCGCCCAGGGGCTCCAACTCGGCAGCGACCTGACCGGCATCGATCTGGCCGGTCTGCTGGGCCGGCTCGGTTCGGCGTCCAGCGCGAGCGGCAACAGCACCTCGGGTGGCAAGGGCACCACCGCCGTGGACGGAACGGCCGTCGAGACCCGCTGA
- a CDS encoding CCA tRNA nucleotidyltransferase gives MSEASAPHAADRRELTAAQRNAVAELLRVSPVADELGHRFVRAGHELHLVGGSVRDALLGRLGDDLDFCTDAHPDETLRILKGWAESIWETGREFGTIGAQRDGLQLEITTFRAESYDQVSRNPVVVYGTSLDEDLKRRDFTINAMAVSLPEHRFTDPHGGLDDLSAKVIRTPSTPGESFGDDPLRMLRAARFAAQLRFAVHPDVHTAMTEMAADLDRITAERIRDEFTKLLCGADPITGLRLLVDTGLAERFLPELTGLKLEIDEHAQHKDVYEHTLTVVENAVSYEEEGCDFILRMAALLHDAGKPATKAVGSDGRVSFHHHEVVGARLTKARMKAMRYPKEVTAKVTALVALHLRFYGYGRGEWTDSAVRRYVADAGDLLPRLHKLTRSDCTTRNRRKAAQLAADYDALEDRIARIAAEEDLARVRPDLDGNAIMELLGVPPGPVVGRAWKHLKEQRLEHGPLDRDAAEAELLRWARAEGLIE, from the coding sequence ATGTCCGAAGCCTCCGCTCCCCACGCCGCCGACCGCCGCGAACTCACCGCCGCGCAGCGCAACGCCGTTGCCGAACTGCTCCGGGTCTCCCCGGTCGCCGACGAGTTGGGCCACCGGTTCGTCCGTGCCGGCCACGAGTTGCACCTGGTGGGCGGTTCGGTGCGGGATGCCCTGCTCGGCCGACTCGGTGACGACCTGGATTTCTGCACCGACGCGCACCCGGACGAGACCCTGCGGATCCTCAAGGGCTGGGCCGAGTCGATCTGGGAGACCGGTCGGGAGTTCGGCACCATCGGCGCTCAGCGCGACGGCCTCCAGTTGGAGATCACCACCTTCCGCGCGGAGTCGTACGACCAGGTCAGTCGCAACCCCGTGGTGGTGTACGGCACCAGCCTCGACGAAGACCTCAAGAGGCGTGACTTCACGATCAATGCGATGGCGGTCAGCCTGCCGGAGCACCGGTTCACCGACCCGCACGGCGGGCTGGACGACCTCTCGGCCAAGGTGATCCGTACACCGAGCACCCCTGGTGAGTCGTTCGGTGACGACCCGTTGCGGATGCTGCGGGCCGCCCGGTTCGCCGCGCAGTTGCGCTTTGCCGTGCACCCGGACGTGCACACGGCGATGACCGAGATGGCCGCCGACCTGGACCGGATCACCGCCGAGCGGATCCGCGACGAGTTCACCAAGCTGCTGTGCGGCGCCGACCCGATCACCGGGCTGCGGCTGCTGGTCGACACCGGGCTGGCCGAGCGGTTCCTGCCCGAGCTGACCGGCCTGAAGCTGGAGATCGACGAGCACGCCCAGCACAAGGACGTCTACGAGCACACGCTGACGGTCGTCGAGAACGCGGTCTCCTACGAGGAGGAGGGCTGCGACTTCATCCTGCGGATGGCCGCCCTCCTGCACGACGCGGGCAAGCCGGCGACGAAGGCGGTCGGGTCCGACGGTCGGGTCAGCTTCCACCACCACGAGGTGGTCGGCGCCCGGCTCACCAAGGCTCGGATGAAGGCGATGCGCTACCCGAAGGAGGTCACCGCCAAGGTGACCGCGCTGGTCGCGCTGCATCTGCGCTTCTACGGGTACGGGCGGGGCGAGTGGACCGACTCGGCGGTGCGCCGCTATGTCGCCGATGCCGGCGACCTGCTGCCTCGACTGCACAAGCTGACCCGCTCGGACTGCACGACCCGTAACCGGCGCAAGGCCGCCCAGCTCGCCGCAGACTACGACGCGCTGGAGGATCGGATCGCCCGGATCGCGGCCGAGGAGGACCTGGCCCGCGTCCGGCCCGACCTGGACGGCAACGCGATCATGGAGTTGCTGGGCGTACCGCCGGGGCCGGTGGTCGGGCGGGCCTGGAAGCACCTCAAGGAGCAGCGCCTCGAACACGGCCCGTTGGACCGGGACGCCGCCGAGGCGGAGCTGCTGCGCTGGGCCCGTGCCGAGGGCCTGATCGAGTAG
- the murJ gene encoding murein biosynthesis integral membrane protein MurJ, with protein MSGGLYRSANATPDGNVPPADGAIFISAEPLNQPAVEGTAPPPEVVGETSAAANSAIMAVGSLVSRGTGFIRNLMIGAALGNLIGNAYTTAIFLPNQVYEFLLGGVLTSVLIPVLVRRRKSDADRGEAYAQRLLTLAVLALAAAALIAVASASSLTAIYASGKDEAYTGLITHLSWLILPMLFFTGVSALIAAVLNTRGHFAAPMWAPILNNLVVIGVFGLYILVYGAKGLQPSEMGAGRILLVGGGTLLGVAVQTAGLLPALRKVGFRWRWRFDFRELGLRELAKLGAWMFCYVAVNQLGLFVVVNLLTRAAGEDQAGILIYNNVFLLLMMAHGIIAVSIITALMPRMAAAAADGRFHDVTADLSRGVRMVTAVLAPIAVCYAVLSTPISVVVFRYGAFSAENATATSTVLLAAAIALVPFAISQLFTFAFYALPDTRTPALINIPVVALRVGVQIVLFAAFAAHFAAAGMMIGNAVSYLAAAVGSAWLLRPRVGRIGLGAIMRTLGRVVVAALGAALIGWLVIALLPGGDKPSWIEAAIQLVVGGAVIGGTYLGLAMLLRIGEITEVVGMVRRRLGR; from the coding sequence ATGAGCGGCGGGCTCTACCGCAGCGCCAACGCCACGCCGGACGGCAACGTGCCGCCGGCTGACGGGGCGATCTTCATCTCCGCGGAGCCGCTGAATCAGCCTGCGGTGGAGGGCACGGCACCCCCGCCGGAGGTCGTTGGCGAGACCAGCGCCGCCGCGAACAGCGCGATCATGGCGGTCGGCAGTCTGGTGAGCCGGGGCACCGGCTTCATCCGGAACCTGATGATCGGTGCCGCCCTCGGCAACCTGATCGGCAACGCGTACACGACCGCCATATTCCTCCCCAACCAGGTGTACGAGTTCCTGCTCGGCGGGGTGCTCACCAGCGTGCTGATCCCGGTGCTGGTGCGCCGACGCAAGAGCGACGCCGACCGGGGCGAGGCGTACGCCCAACGGCTGCTCACCCTCGCGGTGCTGGCGCTGGCCGCCGCGGCCCTGATCGCCGTGGCGTCGGCGTCCTCACTGACCGCCATCTACGCCAGCGGCAAGGACGAGGCCTACACCGGACTGATCACCCACCTGTCGTGGCTGATCCTGCCGATGCTCTTCTTCACCGGCGTCAGCGCGTTGATCGCCGCAGTACTGAACACCCGGGGCCACTTCGCCGCGCCGATGTGGGCGCCAATCCTCAACAACCTGGTGGTGATCGGCGTCTTCGGTCTCTACATCCTGGTCTACGGGGCGAAGGGGCTGCAGCCGTCGGAGATGGGCGCCGGCCGGATCCTGCTGGTCGGTGGCGGCACCCTGCTCGGCGTGGCGGTGCAGACCGCCGGGCTGCTGCCGGCGTTGCGCAAGGTCGGCTTCCGGTGGCGGTGGCGGTTCGACTTCCGCGAGCTGGGGCTGCGCGAGCTGGCCAAGCTCGGCGCCTGGATGTTCTGCTACGTGGCCGTCAACCAGCTCGGTCTCTTCGTGGTGGTCAACCTCCTCACCCGGGCTGCGGGTGAGGATCAGGCCGGCATCCTCATCTACAACAACGTCTTCCTGCTGCTGATGATGGCGCACGGCATCATCGCCGTCTCGATCATCACCGCGCTGATGCCCCGGATGGCCGCCGCCGCGGCGGACGGGCGCTTCCACGACGTCACCGCCGACCTCTCCCGGGGTGTCCGGATGGTGACAGCCGTGCTCGCGCCGATCGCGGTCTGCTACGCGGTGCTGTCCACCCCGATCTCGGTCGTGGTCTTCAGGTACGGCGCGTTCAGCGCCGAGAACGCGACGGCCACGTCCACCGTTCTGCTGGCCGCCGCGATTGCCCTGGTGCCGTTCGCGATCAGTCAGCTCTTCACCTTTGCCTTCTACGCGCTGCCGGACACCCGCACCCCCGCTCTGATCAACATCCCGGTGGTGGCGCTGCGGGTCGGCGTACAGATCGTGCTCTTCGCCGCGTTCGCCGCGCACTTCGCGGCGGCCGGAATGATGATCGGCAACGCGGTCTCCTACCTGGCGGCGGCGGTCGGCTCGGCCTGGCTGCTCCGGCCTCGGGTCGGCCGGATCGGCCTGGGCGCCATCATGCGCACCCTCGGCCGGGTCGTGGTCGCCGCACTCGGCGCGGCGCTGATCGGATGGCTGGTGATCGCCCTACTGCCCGGCGGCGACAAGCCGAGCTGGATCGAGGCGGCAATCCAGCTCGTCGTTGGTGGCGCGGTGATCGGCGGGACCTACCTGGGTCTGGCCATGCTGCTGCGGATCGGAGAGATCACCGAGGTGGTCGGCATGGTCCGCCGCCGCCTCGGTCGCTGA